Genomic window (Daucus carota subsp. sativus chromosome 5, DH1 v3.0, whole genome shotgun sequence):
atatatatatatgtgtgtgtgtgtgtgtgtatgtatgtatatatgtatgtatgtatgtatgtataatattaatttaatcgaTTTAGTTCCAGTTTTTACTGGATTTGAACTTATAACCGGAAACGAAATTTTAGGAACAATTCGGTGTTCTATTTCGATTTTCTGCTCACCTTTTATACGAGTGCTGTCATTATGATTGATtgcttattatatatttaaataatattataatatttattatatagtattTGTTGCGTGTTATTTAGTTATGATTTATTCGATAAAATATTATCCTACATTtcatctaaatatttatattcgaaTCGTGCAAAAATAAGTAAAGTAAGAGGGAAAATGTAAGAAAAATGAGCGAGTGAAGAACGAATGTAGTTACTtactttcatatattaaaattttatttattatttagatatcCATAAACATCTTTACACTCAGTCAAATAAtaaatcttattaaatattagaagtccCCTCACAGCTTTGGACACAATTTATTTAAGCGATAGTACCTTTgaagaaagaaaacaagaagACACACAGGTGCACTATTTTCCTATTTCTTTGCCAGAAAGCAAGCCCATTATACAGATTTTACAGTTCAACCCAAGTATCTAAAGCTGCCGTGCTATGCTTATGCACTAACCAAGCCAGCCCAAAGCCcatcaaaatatgaatatgtaCATGATCAAATTCCCAATAGATACACACCAACTAGAAGCAAGATAAGCTCTTTTGTCTGAGCCAAGCAATTTAAACAGACATGTAAGTAAAACAGAAACCAAACTAGCATCACCCAAAAAAATGGAAACATGCTCATTTTCTATATCATCACCACCTTTACAATCTCCACAAGCATTTCACAAGTTTAAACACTTGCTCTACTTGACAAAACCCCTactaaaacaacaaaaaagAGCACCCTTGTTAGCTAGCTTGAACTCACCAAAAGGGTTTGGACCACCTCCAAGAAAAACCAAGAACCCGAAAAGAGATCtcaaaaaacaagaaaacaaagatgaagaaaatgaggTTGAGGTTAGGAAAGAAGCTGATGTAATACCAGAGATAGTGACCAATAGAATGATAAAAAGAATGGGTCTTTCAGTGGGGATTCCATTGTTTATTGGGCTGATGTTTTTTCCATTGTTTTATTATCTGAAAGTTGGGTTGAAAGTTGATGTGCCAAGTTGGGTTCCTGTGATAGTGTCATTTGTGTTTTTTGGAACAGCCCTTTTGGGAGTGAGCTATGGGATTGTTTCATCAAGCTGGGATCCAATGAGAGAAGGTTCGGCTTTGGGTTGGATTGAAGCTCAGAAGAATTGGCCTGTTTTTTGGCAATCACTTAGAGGCCCTGATTCAAGAAAAAGGTAGAACATGTTTTGATCATTGGaattttgatgttttattttGATTGAATAGTTCTGGGTACTACTTTGGATCCATGTACTTCATAGACTTGTGTTCTTAATGACTTATGATGTGAAACCAGAGATTGTGTTGATATGGAAACAGTATGCAAGCACATTCTGATTATAATTTACATCGACATCTATAGAGTTGATTAAGTCCTTTGCAGATCACTTACGATTGCAGAATATGTTGTTTCGAgaggaaattttaattttatcattgtGCTTAAACACAGAAAAGTAAACTAGTCCTTGCACTCACATAAAAGATGATTATTATCATCTTTAGTATCAATTAGCAAACTAATATGTTGGGATCAAACACATAGGGCTAGTATTTATGTATTGACATTGGGTAAAGAATTTAAGTTTGTAGCAAGGGACATTAGTTGCAATTGTTATCATGCTGGTCACAATGCCATTTCTAGCCCCATATCCAAGAACAAACAGTTGGAATGGAAATGCTCAATAAATTTCTCCGCCTTGAAACCGTGCATTGCTACAGTTTCTTTCAACATTTTGTACATATTCCTATAGGATCATCAAAGAAATATAATCTAAACATGCTGCAGTTGCTAGACATTGACATATAGCATTGGACCGAATCCTCCCTGTATCATGTTTATTCCTGTATGCAATAAATATCAATCCCATGAGCTTCTGCAAGGAAATTTTCCATAGCAGGAATTTTGTCTTCTGTGTCCCTAAATACAGCTCTCCTCCCACGACCTGCAATTGAGTATAGACAATCAAAAGTCAAAAGTAAGTATTGTTAGTGGAAGATCAATTTCTTTAAATCATCCTGCTTGGTAATATCCATTCAAAACTGAAATGCATCAACTTCTCAACACTCTTATCTGTTTGGGGATGGTCAAATACAAGATGCTAAGAAAAAACAACAGACTACTTTGTCAGCTCTGCTATGGACCTGTTTCGTTCATGTTGAATGCAACATATCATTTTTGCAGACCTCCTGATCGAGTGAATGAAAAAGAACAAGATACTAAGAAAAACAACAGAATCATCAAGTACCTTCAAGTCTGATATCTgtaaatcaatatttttttcccTCCAAGGCTCCGAATGCATAATCCAAAGTTTCCCATTACCACGTGATCCCTCGCAAAAAGCACCTTGAGTCCTTGAGTGACCTGTATAGCAAGCACACGGACCAGCTGTTGACATATCAACCTACTGAGACAACTATAGGGCAAATCTTTATatgaaaatctcaaattttaaggCAAATCAGAGTTCCAATTACGTTACAAAGAGTCTAAAAACAATTCTCTCTAAATTagtgattctttttttttttctttttttaagaaTCGACCGACTACAGAGTGTATGAGAATGCCTGTGAATGGCCATTGGATTCTTTCATGGTTTCTTTTCAACCCAATCAGGTAATAGAATTCATGCCACTGCCTTAGTCTTATTCAATTATCATGATGTTAATATGTCTGGCTCACACAAGAGGCTAATAATATCCttttaaatcctttctagatcattcatttCTCATACAATTTACAATGTACCGAAATACACTTTTATCATGACATGATTAAAGGCAACTAATCAAAGTATATTAATCAttgtatagaaatataatgatttcaaaTCTATGGATCAttagattattattattgtcgTCCCTAATAATAATACTCGAATAGAGATTTTTAGAAATATCAACACTATTCTTaaaatctcatttctaagtcacgtacttaaagatataaaattcattttatattCCAAAGATATTTGTTAACCTAACATTTATATCGCAGTAAAGAAaggtataataaattataaaaaaaaataatcaatagaacaatattattaataatcatgtctttaaatagaaaaatataatctaacGTTATCTCTAGAGCGCACACACTAACAATACGAATCAAACAGCCTTTAAAGTCGATACTATTTTAAGAATCGATGAAACTTAATATTTTATGCTTGATATCTAATTTAAGCATacctaatatttaattatatataaaaaattatttagattGATATTCATTTGGAGAATGCATAATATTTAATACCCAGTCGTAACAGgtcttttgaaagaaaaaaaattccgTTAGAAACTCAATCTAAGATACCAATTTTAAAGTTATAATGATAAAGTGATTCCcgtattaataattaataataaatgataaaagAGATAATTTTGTCCTTGAGTCACCACTATTCTTGTATTTTTAGaacaagataaataaattattataaatttcagTAAGTTTAACgtaatattttaaaagtttactagttttgataaatttttagcCTAATTTCTATTATACGTTATTTTGCCAACAAATTGTTTTTGCataaaaattggataaaattatatttcttgatTGTTTAACAAATTGTACTAaatgtaattattattaaagAGTTAGTTATATGAAGTCCATATTTTAGTTGAAGTGTTGTAGTATCGgtcataattttttgatttaatcataaataatatttttgattgttaagatttaaattatacaTTTTCAATTATTGATAATCTTAAATATGATTATCAATTAATTACCGacatctttcaaatttaataatcatTAAGATTATTATTCATCTTATTAATTGTATTATAGAATATAATGTCTTACTATTTATAAAATTCGATTGTGTATGTTGATTACATAATGGaacataattttaatattgttcgAAATCAATAAATACTttagcataaaaaattaaaataaatattattagattatatttcatCAAATTCTGAAGGATGTGGATTCCACTGAAAAGTggaatcaatataattttactcGTTTAGTAAAAatttagaggtaattgcatattgCACCCCCTAACTTTCGTTCAAAAACAATATTCTATCTAGGGGTGAACCGTCCGAACCAACCCAAACCGGTCATATTTCACACGAACCAATCCGAACTTTTTTGACCCGATTGATAATTGGATTAAATAATGagtaacccgatttaattggatTGGACACGGGTTTCGATATTTTtaaccgatccaacccaacttgattaaaaaatattaaattacacataaaaattattcaccCCACCCCAATAACCCATAATATGTTAACCTAGTCCATTTaactaattgttgatttgttttgtgTTGCTAATTGTTGATTTGTTATGCTTTACTAATTGTTTCTGTTCAACTTAAATTTATTGCTGTAATTTTAAAGTTTCTGGTATCGAGCTTAACTTGGTATCgagttttaattgttttggtCAGTAGTGCTGGTTTTTTAAGATGTTATAGTGCTTAACTCGTTTTGTATATACTAGGTATTTCACCTACTTGTTGTAGTACATTcaattaaagttttatttttgatgtgTCGAAATTTGGTTTTGCTAGATTATGAAAaggaaattattttatatttcataatccgATTAAACCGATCCAAACCAATTCGAACCGAAGTATTACATATTGGTTTgagttatgaatttaatttttatgttttgggttgagaatttgaaaacccgatttaattgggttgggttgttaaatttgtttaacaccccaacccgaaccgtgtacacccctaattCTACTCATACTTTgaaaaactcaactcgcaccccctatctttacatttcaaaaacgatacgcaccccctccgttaaattcTGTTAACTCGTTAACTTCTGTTAAAATACTCTCCCGTCTAAATGTACATGTCTtttttgcttttcgaggagtcaaattgactaattttcgaccaactattagaaaatatttatttattattttaggaaattgaaagttacatattaaaatagacttgatttacattttgatgatttttttttaaaattttttgtttaattaagtacaagtcaaaatgattttacatttcaaatttttatttaataaaagtgtatatatttattataaatatcacataatatttattttttatatttaaaatagtgtatattttaagtatttaatatacatatccctcaaaatttaaaatcattttgacttggggatagcttaattaaacaaaaaataaaaaaaaatcatcaaaaagtaaatctagtctattttaatatgtaacttcctatttcctaaaataataaataaatattttctaatagttggttaaaaattagtcaatttgactcttcGAAAAgcaaagggacatgtaaattagacggagggagtattttaacggaagttgACGGAATTTAACGGAGGAGGTGCATATcgtttttgaaatgtaaagataaaGGATGCGAGTTGAATTTCTCAAAATATGAGTACAATATTGTgagtgcgatatgcaattacctcataaatttatattaaatttagtttAAAACCGA
Coding sequences:
- the LOC108220989 gene encoding protein PAM68, chloroplastic, which codes for METCSFSISSPPLQSPQAFHKFKHLLYLTKPLLKQQKRAPLLASLNSPKGFGPPPRKTKNPKRDLKKQENKDEENEVEVRKEADVIPEIVTNRMIKRMGLSVGIPLFIGLMFFPLFYYLKVGLKVDVPSWVPVIVSFVFFGTALLGVSYGIVSSSWDPMREGSALGWIEAQKNWPVFWQSLRGPDSRKR